Part of the Leptodactylus fuscus isolate aLepFus1 chromosome 6, aLepFus1.hap2, whole genome shotgun sequence genome, ACAGGTAGCACTGCCATCTGTGGATGATTTTACTTGTAAAATACAAAGTGTAACTATAAAGTGCTAAAACCTATGCCAATGTGTTTACTTATTAACAGGTCAATGGAATCAGCCAATTTGATAGCACCATAGGACACAGCTATAAAAGGACCCGGACTGACTGAGGTGTCACATACAGAGGACTGCCAGGAAACTGGGACAACTAAGATGGCAACTACTTTCACCGGTCCACAGGTCTATCAAGATAACTTTGATCCCCAGATCTATTTAGAAACCTATTATGGGGCTGTGTCTGGAGTCTTCATTCAAGATGGATATCTAGACTTCATTCTGAGAAAGCTACACAAAGCTTTCACATCAGGTAACACAAGTCAATGAGTCTGATAActttcaaatctatctatctatctatctatctatctatctatctatctatttatctcctatctatctatctatctatctatctatctatctatctatctcctaatctatctatctatctatctatctatctatctatctatctatctcctatctatctatctatctatctatctatctatctatctatctatctatctgtccatccatccatccattacaGTTATAAGCTGTGTGTAGCTACAATACAGGACCAATAACAGTGTATGGCgctataccatacttctatatgTCTCTGATTTTATACAAGATGAAGGTATATGATTCCATATTTCATCTGACCCTGGTTTCCCTTAGAAAATTTTCTTCTAGACTATCTAGAGTAAATGGACCATGTGGCACAATAAAGACTCTGTGCTAGTGACGCTATTGTCTGCAGAGTATTTCACTCATTGCTGTAGTAGTTACTACCCCAGATCTTGTCTTCCTACTGTCGTTCGGTCACCTCTTGGCATAAAATATAACCATACACATTTCTGCTTCCTCCTACTCTTCTCTTTTATCCAGCCATCTAACTATTCAGCTAGCCATATAATAGATAGCAGTCCTCCCGACCTCCCTGTACAAATGTACATGCACTCAGTTtggccaagtatgcatgtgttttCAGTGAGGAGGAAGGAAGAAACAACTGCCACACACCTCTGGTGTTATCGAGCTTcagtgctctgtacactgtgttgtGCCCATGGAAGCTGAGCTGCTCTATCTAGTCCTTGCCAACCATTTAACAGGGTTCTCAGAAACATgtctatcatcatcatcatcatcatacagACCAAATACCTAAAACACATGCTAATATAGGGATACTCTCTAATATGATGCAAGGTTATTATAATTTAATGCCGTGTTTCATTTGTATCTCATAAGGTGGAGTAAAAGGAGACCTGTTGATTGACATTGGTCCCGGTCCTGCAATTTACCAGGAATTGTCTGCATGTGAGGCCTTCAAGGAAATTACAGCCGCAGATTTTACAGATCGTAATAGGGAGTACCTTGAAAAATGGCGAAAGAATGAGCCTGGATTGTTTGACTGGACGCCTGCATTGAAATATGTCTGTGAATTAGAAGGTCGGAGGTATGTTCTTAAAGAAGACGTGTGACAGATGTTTTTGTGAATGGCCAGCACACAAAAAAGTATAAATGTCTATAGGTCGATTTATATATCTATTTTTTAGTccatcaaaatggacaaagatagagcatgtcagtttttttgacaGCTGTTGCTCCGTAAAAAGAAATCACATGTGAATAGACCTATAGACATTCATGGGTTTtaaaatggccatgtgatatcACTCTGAAACAGCAGTTATTTACTGTTATCAtcaaaacggaacgtcaccatcactcttcccccctcccctatccacatcaatacttaccaagccttcctgtgtccggggatggctcctccctgtcttcctgtcttctagcactggacggaataggttagccagggagacagggtaaggtgggaggggccagtaatgggcgggattgctagttagtgagagtgggaggggctaaggcttagtgagacagtgagggAGGAGGTGGAAGAGGAGTCAGTGATATACAAGACAAAAAACACAGcttgattcaagtgaccctaacctacctatctgtgaGGCTAGGGCTATAGGCTGGGTTCTAGTGACCCCCTTTAAAATCTGCACAAAGGTCAATTTCAGATGTAGACTTTTTTCACTGTGCAAAATCTACATTGTATTTACTATTTGTGTTCCCTAATTCACTCAATTCCTTTCTTAGGGGGAAAATCGCTGAGAAGGAAGATAAGCTGAGGAAGACATTAAAGAGAGTGGTGCCATGTGACGTCACCAAGAGCAATCCTCTTCACCCCCTTGTTTTACCCAAAGCTGATTGTGTCCTGACAGTAGGCTGCCTAGAGTGCGCTTGCAAAGATGAAGCGGCTTATGGGAACGTCATAAAGAATCTCTCTTCCTTGCTGAAAGTGGGCGGCCATTTGATCATTGGTAGCATATTGGGAAGCACCATATTCCGATGCGGGAACAAGCAGTTCTCCCTCATTAACCTAAGTGACCATTTCCTTCGAAAAGTCATAACAGACACTGGGT contains:
- the LOC142210500 gene encoding indolethylamine N-methyltransferase-like, with protein sequence MATTFTGPQVYQDNFDPQIYLETYYGAVSGVFIQDGYLDFILRKLHKAFTSGGVKGDLLIDIGPGPAIYQELSACEAFKEITAADFTDRNREYLEKWRKNEPGLFDWTPALKYVCELEGRRGKIAEKEDKLRKTLKRVVPCDVTKSNPLHPLVLPKADCVLTVGCLECACKDEAAYGNVIKNLSSLLKVGGHLIIGSILGSTIFRCGNKQFSLINLSDHFLRKVITDTGFVIEDLEVLPREFDKPMFDICNHTSGIFILAKKVKDV